The genomic interval TCACAATACTGTGCTACAATAAAACTGATATTTTTGGACAAGGCTATTATACTGTGAACATTTCTGACCATACGTTGGCCAGGAGTTTTGCCCCGTTGGAGTGGGAGGGGTGGGTATATGCTCAGGGAAACATCcacatctgtgagctcatgcatgGACACAGAGGAGGAAAACGCTTTTCTCTGAACAGATCCACACCGTGAAGGCACACAATGCGTTAATGTTAACTCACCCGCAGATGTAAATGTGAGCATTTCCTGTATGTATCTGCCTCCAGACAGCTTCCTTGTTCCTCTTCAGGAGGTGCTGAACATATatctagaaaataaatgataaatatgtaaataaacaacacacaaataatTATCACCAGAAGGGAAGGATTGCTTTTGGATTTCAGCATGTTATAGattacagaaaaacagaaacgtAGCCAAAAGCTTAACAGCCAGATGGTGGAGAAATTAAATGCCTGGAACTAGTCTTCCATTGTGATTCTGTGCTCTTATGTTTCCTTCCTTTCAGTTGTGATAAGTGAGGTGAGAAGAATTGCTGTACCTTGTGCTCCTGGTCCCTGGAGAAGGCCACATTGAGCTGCGTCAGTGCTCCCGCCCTCTCGAACGCTTCCAGCTCCTCCTGGTACAAGAAGTCTTCCTCTTTATGACGGCAGCCAAAGTACAATACGGTCTCACCCACATCCTTACCTGAGAGCAAAATACACATGTACCATCATCATGCACATTCATACCGGTTGTACTATGAGAAACTGGCTTAGTGACTGCTGAAGGAATGAGAGGAAAAGCAAAAGGAGAATGTGACTGAGCAGCATAAAGCTGGTAAAATGCTTTAAACAAGAAAGACTTTTGTTGCAAAAGAAGAAACCAAAACAAGCAAGGTTCAGTTCAGACACTGCTGTGTGCAGTGAGCAGACAAACCGCTCCAAGTCTTTGGGTCTGTGATTGTTCTAAACATCACATGGTTTCTTGCATAACCATGGAGTGGCAGTTTAATTTCTGTCTGTGGTTTGTCACCGCTTCACTTGTCAGTGTTTTGGACAAGACAATCCAACAGGTCTTGAACATCGTTCTTTaccaaaaatgttatttttcatttgttaagtTTGTCAGAGTCTTATActgaatgcagaaaaaaaaaaactaatatcaaccaaaatatcgtcgctgtcgggcggaatcctcgtatctccaaaaccgttatttttcaggaaattaaaaagacgctgtaccttatctgcagtgcacagggtttagtctgcgttgcagtggattgtcttgcgctaaattcctgtcctcagatgagaaccagaactagcaggggtcaagatttttttttttctttgagcccagtgttttgaagacatttacctcagaagacgtgttgattcgttgcgactcttattagggagaaatatgccacgaagctctcaaggggagtgaggaagaggtggacagttgaagtgtccaatggagttataagatttgtgctcaagctattttcaagactttagattggttaataacttgtaaaaataacagacccacgtggggactgaccaatagcatcgatatgtgaaaaaatatgaaattgacaaaatttggacatacgaggaggtttccgcccgacagtgacgatatgcTAATTAAATTCTTAAGAGTCTTAAACCAACATTATTATTGCAAAATGaatagtaataattaaaaaaggacCATTAggcaaaaaacatacatacaactgtctatattatgtgttcatgtcttgtaAATGACATTcggttacactgtggagcttctgtactaaaacaaattccttgtatgtggaaaataaagataataaagtaaaaaaaataataaaataataataaaaatggcaataaagatctttctgattctctGAACATTGGATTTTCCTGTGGCTCAAAAGTTCTCTAGAAAaactagcaaaaaaaataaataaaaatttctatTGTATACCACCGATGTTACACGATCCCAGACCTGTGGAAAGGCACAGTGATCTTAAGGTTGGCACTCTTCTGTAGGACAAAATAAATTACTCAACCTGTTACTGAACCAGAAGCAGActccaaaaatattggaacagcAAATCTACTGTTTTTGCTCGAATACTTAgatttgagatcaaaagatgagTAAGAGACAACTGATCAGAATTTCTTTCCatgtgtaatttaaaaaaaaaaccaaaacaaaacaaaaaaaaaaaaaaacatggaatgtGGCAACTTTTTGAACAAGTGTTTGTTGTTGCACAGGTTTGAGGTCTTTACACAAGCATTCGGTAAACGCCAAATCAGTCtggaatgtcctgaaaaagaaagaaaccactgtTGTACTAACAACCAGGCTTGTAACAGTTTGGGccaagaaaaaaacaggaccTGTGAAGAAAACCCCCAAAACAAGCGTTAATGACATCACCGACAACCTCTACAGGATAGGGTGAAGGTATCACAATCCAAAATAGAAGAAGACTTTGagaacagaaatataaagattATACCACAAGAAGCAAACCAGTCGTCAGAAGTAAGAATCAAAAGACCAGATTAGAATTCACAAAATATCTGGAACCAAGGTAAACCTCCATCAAAGGGACATAAAAGCCAAAATGCGGCGAAGGAACGGATCTGCTCGAGATCCAAAACCCATGAGCTCATTGGTCAAGCAGGGTGAAGTTAAAGCGAGCAGCAGAGTGACttcagaagtctacagaaacattgtCAATTTACAGAGGACTAATATGTAATCCCATATCAAGACAATAACCCCAAAAAACTAGTGGAAGGTTTTAGAGTGGCCAAGTTCATCACCGCATGTTAACCTAATTGAGCATGAATTTTAGGTTCTGAACAGGACACCACAGGGACAAacctcaaaaacaaacaacgaCTAAAAGAAGCCATGGCACAAACCCGCAAAAAAGGACCACAACAGAAGAATCACAACGCTGCTGACTTGATGCAGTTATTGTAAGCAAGGCACATGCATCCAAATATTAAGTGCTATCTAATCCTAAAAATGGTTACCATGGGTTTGCCATGTTCTGAGtcgtttaacacatctagatgtaataTCAAGAATTTCTGATCTCAAGCCAAAACGTCAAAAAACCTGACCTTGTCATTCCAATACTTTCAGATGGAactgtaaataaagtaatacaTAACATCCGGTAAGATTGTCAATGCTGTTTAAAGGGTCAGTGAGCAGCTGGCATGTCTACCTTGCTCTTTAAGCCAGGCACGCTCCTGAATAAAGCCCATGAAAGGTGCAATGCCAGTGCCAGGACCAATCATGATGACCGGGTTGCTAGCCTTGAAGGGTAGCCGGAACTGGGACTTGCGGATGTAcatgggcacggtggctttgtgCCCATTGTCAGTAGGCTGTTTGGCTTTAAGCCAGTTGGTAGCGACACCCTTGTTGACACGGTTTGTCTTCGTCTTGTACTCGACCACCACGGCGCAGATGTGGATGCTGTTGGGGTGAACCTGTCACAAGAGGGCGCTGTTTAGCAACACATGCAATACGACAAATACTAAAGGGGATTGAGACAGTAGAAAGGCACCTTGGATGAAGATGCAATGGAGTAGTAACGAGCCTGGAGGCGGGGCAGAAGCTCACACATGTGGTCGATCGGTGGCCGCAGGGATGGCAGGTCTTCCAGGATGGCCAAAATATTCCGACACGCGTCCAAAACCCAGCTTTGGTACAATGACTGataaaggaaaaggaaatgtgaacaacacaaaaaatataaggcaaagaaagaaaactattAAGTACACAGCTATAAATAACTAGTCATTCCTAATCAGAAATGACAAGATATAGCTGTTCGATCGTAATATATTATATCAGCTGCTGCGCCAATAAACCTACTTAAATTCATAGCTTATCACATCTTGTCCCAAAACTTTATAGTGCAAAAATTAATCATAGCTTACAACCTGTCCAACCCTTTTTATGTGTAAATTACAGTCATGAGTTTTATGGgtcacattttgttttctggCACTTTATGTAGCTTAATGTAGCACCATCGTCCTAGATGAATCTCACCCTGTACCGTATCAGGTTTAtacggttgaaatgacaataaatgccTCCTGACTCTCAAAGGTCATGCTGAAGATATATTACGTGGTGCAAttaattaaagctgtaatttaGCTTTGATTTAAAACTAGCAGTTGACTGAAGTTCAACAGGTTGGTGGAAAATAAAGGGGCACTTTAAAAACACCAAAACGGAAACATGCCTTGCCCTCGGGTGAAGAGGACGCCATCTTGCGCATGTTCTCCTGGTCTTTAGGGTCAGATGCGTACTGGGCCAGCTCATACAGCACATTGGTGCGTGGTGGGTTGGTGATGTCCAGGTAATGTGTTAAAGCTGTGCGGTACGTGGTGGGGCATGGGAAGGGGTGTTTCTTATTGGACTCctctgaaaaaaggaaaaaagcacaagaaaaatcaatcaattttAATAGTGTCAAgatcacatttaaaaaacaaagcaactaaaaactaaaactacCAGAAGCCGAGGAAGGTGTGTATTTAACACCAGGTTTTGTTTCCACAAAAGTGAAAACATGTCACTTTAATATTTATCGAACATAAAAACGACATCTGAAAGGTTTGAATGTTAAAAGCTCTTAAAAACGGAATTCAACCATCAAAACTATTCAGATTTTTTGTGGTAAAGAAGAATTTTACAATGTGATTCTCTTAAGAATAATATTAGCTACGCATCTTGAATTTCAAGGACGTTAATTAGAAACAAATGCACATGTATagctttgaaaaaaatatatttttgtgctACGAAtacagtttctttttcttttaactcaAATGTTAAGAATTCAACATTTATACCTTGACATCATTAGATTTCTTGTTTTGCATCTATAAATATTCACCAATAACCGTAAGTATTTCTGTACATCTCATTAGCGCTACCCTTTAATCATTCTGTCCGTTTCTGTCTTATTTCATACTGAATTAGCTGCACAAAACCTGACACAAGTCCATCAGTCAATGCCAAGGAGAAAACATTTTTCTGAATGAAACACCATGGTCAAGCAAACAGCTCAGAGACATTTACACAGACAAATGAGTCACCCTTCTCAAGGTCAGGGGCGTACCGTCAAGGTTGTTCAGTGAGATAATGGTATCAAGGTCTACTCCGAGGACTTCTCCCAGTCTGTTCACAATGCTGGAGTCGTTGGTGGGATACACGGCCACGTGGTCACCTGACTCATACCTGGTTAAACCAATAACATTCACTGTGTTTAATTCGGCTGGACACCATTTAAAGTACACCTTTGCCTTATCGGTTTAACATGTGACTTAATTAAAAAGGGTTAGTTTGACCTTTGCTCTGTGTTATTACATAAGAATATGTTACAAAGGCATGTAATAAATCATTACGTCAACACCAAAGCATATCTTAAAAACGAACCTCTTTAACCTCatcttttatgtatttttatactgtGTATAATTAGTAGATGGTAAGCGCGCTAAAGTCTAGCACAAATTTAGTTTCCTGATTATAATTAAAGAAGCAACTTCCACCCAGATACCTGATCTTAGACCCGGTGATGTCCAGCTCCAAATGCATTAAGTGTCGGTCACCTCCTTTGTTGAGTTTACGGTTAACAGTGACCGGGGCAAGGAAGGGGTTCTTAGCATCGAATGGcctgtaaaagaaaagaactgaTTTTTAAACAACTCTAAATAAATGCTCTGGGAATGATACGGTGCATTACAGATTTGGGGCAGGTGTTTGGCCTGTTGTGGTGGCATAGAACACACGTCATGTAGATAAACGACACATTATACACGTTACGTACGGCTTCTGGTTCTCAAAGCTCTTCAAGCGTCCCAGTTCACCAGTATAGACCTTATTCATGTTCAAGTCCTCGTGAACCTTCAGCTCGTACTGACGGATGCTACGAGGTAAGGAAAAGTGTGCAGGTGAGACGTACTTTTCTTGGTCAACAAGTATATTTGCAGGCAATAAACTGTATGTATACATCACATTCCctaatataaacaaaaacctTTCAACTAAACCTTGTCTATAGCAGAAAGATTCAGTAATGAAGTGTGAAACAAAAtaccaaaatatttaaatgattgcaTGATACCTGGAATAAGGTCATTACTTAATAAGAATCTGGAATGACTGAGCAATAATATTAACTGACACACTGTACCAGGTCATATCAAATATATTCTTCCCCCAGATCAAACCAGTAGCGTTTTAAAGAAATGGTCAGTTAAATGGAAGATAAAATCATGACTAGAGTACCTGGACTCTTCACCGGTGGGCTCGACTCCGAAGTGCTCACACATGGCCGGCCAGAACTGTTCTCTCCATGACACAAAGTCCTCCTCGAGGCTTTTTGGGGggttggacacacacacacacacacacacacacacacacatcgcatTTCAGAGACACTGCAGGACTGAAACCCCTTATTGGTAAGAGACGGATAAAGGTCCATAAAGGGAATGGACCCCATGAAGTGAATTCCTGTTACTCaagttaatatttaaaagtctctcactcacttgcCATCGTCGTCTCCCATGCCAAGATCAAAGATCCTCTTGCCACCGAGCTCGGCTAATCGCTTGTCCACATACTTGCCCATGGCGTTGTAATGCTCATATGTTTTATTGCCAAGTGCAAACACCTTTAGAGAGAAAGTGTCAATTCAATACCTGAAGCTTATTGCCATGAGACAGCTACAACATGTTAGGGACATGAACAAAACATGCTAACGGACAGAAAAGGTTATCCTTATTACTGCGCACTCGCTGTACAGAGCGTCTCTTTATGAGCCTCTATCGTTCTGAGTGATGATGTAAGCATCAGCTGAATCGTCCATCATTAGAGGATCTTAATAGTATAATTATCATGGTGAAGACATTGTCTTACATTCTATTATAAATTTCAGCCAAGCCGAGATAATAAACCccacatataataataaaccagcTTACAAAGACTTCTCTAACATAAGAAATGGGTTTGAAGGACATATCAAAAGTCAATATCAGCAAATCTAGGAAGaatatttcttcatttaatGACAAGCTGTTTAAGATGACTGATGAAGTTCATTTGTCAGTTCACAAGTCACATGTAGGTTTAGATCCCCAATGATCAAGtcagaaatgaggaaaaaatgagATTCACAAGGGAACACGTCGTCTTGTGGGTGATAACGGGTAAAGCGATCATAAATCCAGTAGAGATAATAATTTGAATATATATACTGAAACGAAAGAATAATTACTGCCTGGATTCACGGGACCACTGAACTCCAATTAAGAAGAATTCATTCACGAAAACAGAATACATGCATGAGGACACAGGGGAGGAGCAGACAGGGTTTCAGAGGAGTGTCCTTCCAGTTCAAggactgtttttatttcagcagaGCAAGACGAATGtgtaagacacacacgcaggggCCTTTGTGATCTGACATCAATGAGCGCTCCTCATCCCCAAATGCTAATGCATTCTAGTCCATCTTTAATCTGCGGTGTAATACAGAGCTGTCTGAAAGCGAAATGAAAAACATGGACAAAGCGACAGCTGCTGTTTTATTACCGTGTTCCTGTTCGCGACAAACCGCAACCTTTGTATACGGAGCCGACATTAACACTCAAAGAAggatcgggtcacggggcgacGAGCCAATAACTGAGTAAGGGTGCCGTGTCCACCTTCTGTGTCACACGTTACTCTGTCTCATGACAAAGCGATTGCCGTTATGCTGACTTACACTTTTGTTCGTTTGCATAGTCATTACAAGCTTTAAGatgaaaggcaaaaaaaaaaaaaaaagtttggttAACACATCTCACACTACTTCCTCATACACTAAATCTGCTTAGTCATCTAGATCTTCTACAGAAACAAAATCTGCCAAGTCACCCACGGTTTTAATATATTCTTTAATCATAACGCTACATGCAGTACGTGATTTCCTGTCAGCTTGTGAAACTGACATAAAATCACAAGTTGTTCTAAACTTCCCATATTTGTTCTGTGTTCATACACATTTTGTGCTTAGTTTACGCTTCGGCAGTTACGCAACAAATCATTTTCTCTCAGCTTGTCCTAGTCAGAACACTGTGTTTCAAAGTTGAGCTtactttgtgtgtctgtgttcctgtaTTTCAgcaataggtgtgtgtgtgtgtgtgtgtgtcccaggtTACTCTCGGTCACTGGGTAATGGCTGACCATATCCTAATTAGTCCAGGACTCCAGAAGGATGTGAACTGTGCACTTAACCGCTTGCACAATAAATGCACCATTAAGAGAGATTCAACAGTCAAACGTAAACCGCGTGGAAACAAAAGATC from Tachysurus vachellii isolate PV-2020 chromosome 1, HZAU_Pvac_v1, whole genome shotgun sequence carries:
- the porb gene encoding P450 (cytochrome) oxidoreductase b isoform X1, whose translation is MADQQTDESTQPEITEEPLLSNLDIFLFSLIVGLIIYWFVFRRKPEAIPDFRPLEHIPSAARETSFIEKMKKTGKNIVVFYGSQTGTAEEFANRLSKDAHRYGMKGMVADPEEYDMNELSRLKDIDNSLAIFCMATYGEGDPTDNAQDFYDLLQEGDLDLDGVNFAVFALGNKTYEHYNAMGKYVDKRLAELGGKRIFDLGMGDDDGNLEEDFVSWREQFWPAMCEHFGVEPTGEESSIRQYELKVHEDLNMNKVYTGELGRLKSFENQKPPFDAKNPFLAPVTVNRKLNKGGDRHLMHLELDITGSKIRYESGDHVAVYPTNDSSIVNRLGEVLGVDLDTIISLNNLDEESNKKHPFPCPTTYRTALTHYLDITNPPRTNVLYELAQYASDPKDQENMRKMASSSPEGKSLYQSWVLDACRNILAILEDLPSLRPPIDHMCELLPRLQARYYSIASSSKVHPNSIHICAVVVEYKTKTNRVNKGVATNWLKAKQPTDNGHKATVPMYIRKSQFRLPFKASNPVIMIGPGTGIAPFMGFIQERAWLKEQGKDVGETVLYFGCRHKEEDFLYQEELEAFERAGALTQLNVAFSRDQEHKIYVQHLLKRNKEAVWRQIHTGNAHIYICGDARNMARDVQTGFYEIAEELGSLTRTQATDYIKKLMTKGRYSQDVWS
- the porb gene encoding P450 (cytochrome) oxidoreductase b isoform X2 gives rise to the protein MGCVFSLPEERLAAANRPSAARETSFIEKMKKTGKNIVVFYGSQTGTAEEFANRLSKDAHRYGMKGMVADPEEYDMNELSRLKDIDNSLAIFCMATYGEGDPTDNAQDFYDLLQEGDLDLDGVNFAVFALGNKTYEHYNAMGKYVDKRLAELGGKRIFDLGMGDDDGNLEEDFVSWREQFWPAMCEHFGVEPTGEESSIRQYELKVHEDLNMNKVYTGELGRLKSFENQKPPFDAKNPFLAPVTVNRKLNKGGDRHLMHLELDITGSKIRYESGDHVAVYPTNDSSIVNRLGEVLGVDLDTIISLNNLDEESNKKHPFPCPTTYRTALTHYLDITNPPRTNVLYELAQYASDPKDQENMRKMASSSPEGKSLYQSWVLDACRNILAILEDLPSLRPPIDHMCELLPRLQARYYSIASSSKVHPNSIHICAVVVEYKTKTNRVNKGVATNWLKAKQPTDNGHKATVPMYIRKSQFRLPFKASNPVIMIGPGTGIAPFMGFIQERAWLKEQGKDVGETVLYFGCRHKEEDFLYQEELEAFERAGALTQLNVAFSRDQEHKIYVQHLLKRNKEAVWRQIHTGNAHIYICGDARNMARDVQTGFYEIAEELGSLTRTQATDYIKKLMTKGRYSQDVWS